Proteins encoded within one genomic window of Mesorhizobium sp. AR10:
- a CDS encoding carboxymuconolactone decarboxylase family protein, producing MKQRLQFFAAAPEIMKAVSALNKAVDQCGLEQSLLHLIKLRASQINGCSYCVEMHSREARRDGETEQRLYLVSAWKESPLFSERERAAFAWTEAVTKIADNGVSDELYARTLEHFSEEELVKLSVALGMINTWNRLCIPFHAMHPMPAAKAA from the coding sequence ATGAAACAGAGGCTGCAATTCTTCGCCGCGGCGCCGGAAATCATGAAGGCGGTGTCGGCGCTCAACAAGGCGGTCGACCAATGCGGGCTCGAGCAGAGTTTGCTGCACCTGATCAAGCTCAGGGCGTCGCAGATCAATGGCTGCTCGTATTGCGTCGAGATGCACAGCCGCGAGGCGCGGCGTGACGGTGAAACCGAGCAGCGGCTCTACCTCGTATCAGCGTGGAAGGAATCGCCGCTGTTTTCCGAACGCGAGCGCGCCGCCTTCGCCTGGACCGAAGCCGTGACAAAGATCGCCGACAACGGTGTTTCAGACGAACTCTATGCAAGGACGCTCGAGCATTTCTCGGAAGAGGAACTGGTCAAGCTGTCTGTCGCACTCGGCATGATCAACACCTGGAACCGGCTTTGCATCCCGTTCCATGCCATGCACCCGATGCCGGCGGCCAAGGCTGCCTGA
- a CDS encoding gamma-glutamylcyclotransferase translates to MRQMSLSPELVALCHREEADPGPDGSWTQLNDEDFRTLALRLSNEADEGPLWVFAYGSLIWKPAFESVERQRATAFGWHRSFCLDIKRWRGSTEQPGLMMALERGGRCDGVIYRLPEGEKPAQIERLLRREIDDHESITSVRWVPVRTAQGSLRALGFWVGVTGRGTSLNQPLEKVAKVLARACGHVGSGAEYLYNTVSHLEDFGIHDRNLWRLQELVADEIRSLPPTGVERSKT, encoded by the coding sequence ATGCGCCAAATGTCGCTCAGTCCCGAGCTTGTCGCGCTGTGCCATCGAGAAGAGGCCGATCCCGGTCCCGATGGCAGCTGGACGCAGTTGAACGACGAGGATTTCCGGACTCTTGCCTTGCGTCTGTCGAATGAAGCAGACGAAGGCCCGTTGTGGGTGTTCGCCTATGGCTCGCTGATCTGGAAGCCAGCCTTCGAATCTGTCGAACGGCAGCGCGCCACCGCCTTCGGCTGGCATCGGTCCTTCTGTCTCGACATCAAACGCTGGCGCGGCAGCACCGAGCAGCCTGGGCTGATGATGGCGCTCGAACGCGGCGGGCGATGCGACGGCGTGATCTACCGTCTGCCGGAAGGCGAGAAGCCGGCCCAGATCGAAAGGCTGTTGCGGCGCGAGATCGATGACCATGAGAGTATCACCTCGGTCAGATGGGTCCCGGTGCGCACAGCCCAAGGGTCTCTGCGGGCATTGGGCTTCTGGGTCGGCGTGACGGGCAGGGGTACGTCGCTCAACCAGCCGCTGGAGAAGGTGGCGAAAGTGCTGGCCAGAGCGTGCGGTCATGTCGGATCGGGTGCGGAATATCTCTACAACACCGTCAGTCACCTCGAAGATTTCGGCATCCATGACCGCAATCTGTGGCGGCTGCAGGAACTGGTTGCCGACGAGATCAGGTCGCTCCCTCCGACAGGTGTGGAACGTTCAAAAACCTGA
- a CDS encoding transglycosylase SLT domain-containing protein, translating to MRRSSFSKIVAVTVLLALSACATPPSHINDVCAVFDQNDGWFDNWQAAAERAEQKYGVPVPVLMATVRKESGFKSNARPPRTKLLGFIPWKRVSSATGFSQALDGTWSQYQSETGSWAARRTKFADAVDFVGWYHSKTADTLGVARNDTYNLYLAYYLGWTAYGRGNRGDAGVQGYARATEKMAQDYAVQLRQCAN from the coding sequence ATGCGTAGGTCGAGTTTTAGTAAAATTGTAGCCGTCACCGTGCTGCTGGCCCTTTCCGCCTGCGCGACGCCGCCCAGCCATATCAACGATGTCTGCGCCGTCTTCGACCAGAATGATGGCTGGTTCGACAATTGGCAGGCGGCGGCCGAGCGCGCTGAACAGAAATACGGCGTGCCGGTTCCGGTGCTGATGGCCACGGTGCGCAAGGAATCCGGTTTCAAGAGCAATGCCAGGCCGCCGCGCACCAAGCTGCTCGGCTTCATTCCGTGGAAACGTGTTTCCAGCGCCACCGGCTTTTCGCAGGCGCTAGACGGAACATGGTCGCAATATCAGAGCGAGACCGGCAGCTGGGCGGCGCGACGGACAAAATTTGCCGACGCCGTCGATTTCGTCGGCTGGTATCATTCCAAGACCGCCGATACGCTCGGCGTCGCCCGCAACGACACCTACAATCTGTACCTGGCCTATTACCTCGGCTGGACCGCCTATGGCCGCGGCAACCGCGGCGATGCCGGCGTGCAGGGATATGCACGGGCCACTGAGAAAATGGCGCAGGACTATGCCGTGCAGCTACGCCAATGCGCCAATTGA
- the preA gene encoding NAD-dependent dihydropyrimidine dehydrogenase subunit PreA encodes MADIRNNFVGIKSPNPFWLASAPPTDKAYNVIRAFRAGWGGVVWKTLGEEGPPVVNVNGPRYGAIWGADRRLLGLNNIELITDRDLQVNLREIKQVKKDWPDRAIVVSLMVPCVEESWKAILPVVEETEADGIELNFGCPHGMSERGMGAAVGQVPEYIEMVVRWCKANTRMPVITKLTPNITDVRKPARAAFSGGTDAVSLINTINSITGVDLDSFAPQPTIDGKGSHGGYCGPAVKPIAMNMVAEIARDPETHGLPISGIGGITTWRDAAEFMALGAGNVQVCTAAMTYGFKIVQEMIAGLENWMDEKGHASLDDIIGRATPNVTDWQYLNLNYIAKAHIDQEACIKCGRCHIACEDTSHQAITNMVDGVRHFEVIEAECVGCNLCVNVCPVENCITMEPLAVGAMDERTGKPVSPIYANWTTHPNNPMAKVAAE; translated from the coding sequence ATGGCAGACATCCGCAACAATTTCGTCGGCATCAAATCGCCCAATCCATTCTGGCTGGCCTCGGCGCCACCGACCGACAAGGCCTACAACGTCATCCGCGCCTTCAGGGCGGGATGGGGTGGCGTTGTGTGGAAGACGCTGGGCGAAGAAGGCCCGCCGGTGGTCAACGTCAACGGCCCGCGCTACGGCGCCATCTGGGGCGCCGACCGCCGCCTTCTCGGCCTCAACAACATCGAGCTGATCACTGACCGTGACCTGCAGGTCAATCTGCGCGAGATCAAGCAGGTCAAGAAGGATTGGCCCGATCGCGCCATCGTCGTCTCGCTGATGGTGCCGTGCGTCGAGGAAAGCTGGAAGGCGATCCTGCCGGTGGTCGAAGAAACGGAGGCCGACGGCATCGAGCTCAATTTCGGCTGTCCGCACGGCATGTCGGAACGCGGCATGGGTGCGGCCGTCGGCCAGGTGCCGGAATACATCGAAATGGTGGTGCGCTGGTGCAAGGCCAACACCCGCATGCCGGTCATCACCAAGCTGACGCCCAACATCACCGACGTGCGCAAGCCGGCAAGGGCAGCGTTCTCCGGCGGCACCGATGCGGTGTCGCTGATCAACACCATCAACTCGATCACCGGTGTCGACCTCGACTCGTTCGCGCCGCAGCCGACCATCGACGGCAAGGGTTCGCATGGCGGCTATTGCGGCCCGGCGGTGAAGCCGATCGCCATGAACATGGTGGCCGAGATCGCGCGTGATCCGGAAACGCATGGCCTGCCGATCTCCGGCATCGGCGGCATCACTACATGGCGCGACGCCGCTGAATTCATGGCGCTTGGCGCCGGCAATGTGCAGGTGTGCACGGCAGCGATGACCTACGGTTTCAAGATCGTGCAGGAGATGATCGCAGGGCTGGAGAACTGGATGGACGAGAAGGGCCATGCTTCGCTCGACGACATCATCGGCCGCGCGACGCCCAACGTCACCGACTGGCAGTATCTCAACCTCAACTATATCGCCAAGGCGCATATCGACCAGGAGGCCTGCATCAAATGCGGGCGCTGCCACATCGCCTGCGAGGACACCTCGCACCAGGCGATCACCAATATGGTCGACGGCGTCAGGCATTTCGAGGTGATCGAGGCCGAGTGCGTCGGCTGCAATCTCTGCGTCAATGTCTGTCCGGTCGAGAACTGCATCACCATGGAACCGCTGGCAGTCGGCGCGATGGATGAGCGTACCGGCAAGCCGGTGTCGCCGATCTATGCCAACTGGACGACGCATCCCAACAACCCGATGGCCAAGGTGGCGGCGGAATAA
- a CDS encoding VOC family protein: MPKSPMPFFWYELMTTDLDAAEAFYAAVVGWTAQPFDMAPGMPRYIVMNVGERGVGGLMTLPEDAAKMGMPPAWLGYIHTGDVDASTAALEKAGGAVHRQADDIPGVGRFAVVADPQGATFMLLQPNGPDQPIVPASTSGHIGWHELYTSDWKAAFDFYSNQFGWEKGEAMDMGPMGIYQTFSAGPESGGGMMNKPEQIPVPVWQFYFNVPAIDAAAKRVTDNGGKILMGPMEVPGGSWIVQGTDPQGAHFALMAPGR, translated from the coding sequence ATGCCAAAGTCCCCGATGCCCTTCTTCTGGTACGAGTTGATGACCACCGATCTCGATGCCGCCGAGGCGTTCTATGCCGCCGTCGTCGGTTGGACCGCGCAGCCTTTCGACATGGCGCCCGGCATGCCGCGCTATATCGTCATGAATGTCGGCGAACGTGGCGTCGGCGGGCTGATGACGCTGCCCGAGGATGCCGCCAAGATGGGCATGCCGCCGGCCTGGCTCGGCTACATCCACACCGGGGATGTCGATGCCTCGACGGCAGCGCTCGAGAAAGCCGGCGGTGCGGTTCATCGCCAAGCCGACGACATTCCCGGCGTCGGCCGCTTTGCCGTCGTCGCCGATCCGCAAGGCGCTACGTTCATGTTGCTGCAGCCGAATGGCCCTGACCAGCCCATTGTACCGGCCAGCACATCGGGCCATATTGGCTGGCATGAACTCTATACATCGGACTGGAAGGCGGCGTTCGATTTCTACTCCAACCAGTTCGGCTGGGAGAAGGGTGAGGCCATGGACATGGGTCCGATGGGTATCTACCAGACCTTTTCGGCCGGCCCCGAATCCGGTGGCGGCATGATGAACAAGCCCGAGCAAATTCCGGTACCGGTCTGGCAGTTCTATTTCAATGTTCCGGCCATCGATGCGGCGGCCAAACGCGTCACCGACAATGGCGGCAAGATCCTGATGGGCCCGATGGAAGTCCCCGGCGGCAGCTGGATCGTGCAGGGCACAGACCCTCAAGGCGCGCACTTCGCGTTGATGGCGCCGGGACGCTGA
- a CDS encoding RrF2 family transcriptional regulator, which translates to MKLGEGVEAAIHCAAMLAGVDGQGTMPGAALAEAFGLSPSYLLKHLNMLTAAGILESVSGPSGGFRLARSAKRITLLDIVLAVEGREPAFRCGEIRQRGPARLDASAYVKPCGINVAMLKAERAYRAALAEAKLSDIVADYMSDADPRSVAAGCAFVARYQRPQKSSSTKQA; encoded by the coding sequence ATGAAGCTGGGCGAGGGCGTCGAAGCGGCCATCCACTGCGCCGCGATGCTGGCCGGCGTGGATGGCCAAGGCACCATGCCGGGCGCTGCCCTGGCGGAAGCCTTCGGCCTGTCGCCGAGCTATCTGTTGAAGCATCTCAACATGTTGACGGCGGCGGGCATTCTGGAATCTGTGTCCGGGCCATCCGGCGGTTTCCGGCTGGCCCGGTCAGCTAAGCGTATTACGCTGCTTGACATCGTGCTTGCCGTCGAAGGGCGCGAGCCGGCCTTCCGCTGCGGCGAGATCCGCCAGCGCGGCCCCGCGAGGCTCGATGCCTCGGCCTATGTCAAACCTTGCGGCATCAATGTCGCGATGCTGAAGGCGGAGCGCGCTTATCGTGCAGCACTCGCCGAGGCCAAGCTGTCGGACATCGTTGCGGACTATATGAGCGACGCCGATCCGCGTTCGGTCGCCGCGGGCTGCGCCTTCGTGGCGCGCTATCAGCGGCCGCAGAAATCGAGTTCAACCAAGCAAGCGTGA
- a CDS encoding NAD(P)-dependent oxidoreductase, which translates to MPEGQFKEGIAGGRLSPDQYADNFSDLHPPLDHHEALVESDRCYFCYDAPCMNACPTSIDIPLFIRQISTGNPIGSAKTIFDQNILGGMCARVCPTETLCEEVCVREVAEGKPVQIGRLQRYATDVAMAENKQFYPRAASTGKTVAVVGAGPAGLAAAHRLARHGHDVTILEARPKAGGLNEYGIAAYKSIDNFAQAEVDYVTSVGGIDIQNGKALGRDYQLSDLIRNYDAVFLGMGLGGVNALRADGEETQGVTNAVEFIAELRQASDLSGLPVGRRVVVIGGGMTAIDAAVQSKLLGAEEVTICYRRGQEHMNASEFEQDLAAANGVTIRHWLQPKRVIAEGGKVSGIELEYTAMKGDTLAGTGERLTLVADQVFKAIGQSFVPSALNGSGAEIALEAGRIKVDAEGRTSLANVWAGGDCIFGGDDLTVSAVAQGRDAAESINRALTSNGRA; encoded by the coding sequence ATGCCAGAGGGCCAGTTCAAAGAAGGCATTGCCGGCGGCCGGCTTTCGCCCGATCAATATGCGGACAATTTCTCCGACCTGCATCCACCGCTCGATCATCACGAGGCGCTGGTCGAATCCGACCGGTGCTATTTCTGCTACGATGCGCCGTGCATGAATGCATGCCCGACCTCGATCGATATTCCGCTGTTCATCCGCCAGATTTCGACCGGCAATCCGATCGGCTCGGCCAAGACGATTTTCGACCAGAACATCCTGGGCGGCATGTGTGCCCGCGTTTGCCCGACCGAGACGCTATGCGAGGAGGTCTGCGTGCGCGAAGTGGCGGAAGGCAAGCCGGTGCAGATCGGCCGCCTGCAGCGCTACGCCACCGATGTCGCCATGGCCGAGAACAAGCAGTTCTATCCGCGCGCCGCTTCGACAGGCAAGACGGTCGCCGTCGTCGGCGCCGGGCCGGCCGGCCTTGCCGCAGCCCATCGGCTCGCCCGCCATGGCCACGACGTCACCATTCTGGAGGCTCGCCCGAAGGCCGGCGGCCTCAATGAGTACGGCATCGCCGCCTACAAGAGCATCGACAATTTCGCCCAGGCCGAGGTCGACTATGTCACATCAGTCGGTGGCATCGACATCCAGAACGGCAAGGCGCTCGGCCGCGACTACCAGCTGTCGGACCTGATCAGGAACTACGATGCGGTGTTTCTCGGCATGGGGCTGGGCGGCGTCAACGCGCTGCGCGCCGATGGCGAGGAAACGCAGGGTGTGACCAATGCGGTGGAGTTCATTGCCGAGCTTCGCCAGGCCAGCGATCTTTCGGGCCTGCCTGTCGGCCGGCGCGTCGTCGTGATCGGCGGCGGCATGACGGCAATCGATGCGGCGGTGCAGTCGAAGCTGCTCGGCGCCGAGGAGGTGACGATCTGCTACCGGCGCGGCCAGGAGCATATGAACGCCTCCGAGTTCGAACAGGATCTGGCCGCCGCCAATGGCGTCACCATCCGTCACTGGCTGCAGCCGAAGCGGGTCATTGCCGAGGGCGGCAAGGTGTCGGGCATCGAACTCGAATATACCGCGATGAAGGGCGATACGCTTGCCGGCACCGGCGAGCGGCTGACGCTGGTTGCCGACCAGGTGTTCAAGGCGATCGGCCAGAGTTTTGTTCCCTCAGCACTCAATGGCAGCGGTGCTGAGATCGCGCTGGAAGCCGGCCGCATCAAGGTCGATGCCGAGGGCCGCACGTCGCTCGCCAATGTCTGGGCCGGCGGCGATTGCATCTTCGGCGGCGACGACCTTACAGTCTCGGCCGTGGCGCAAGGCCGCGACGCGGCTGAATCGATCAACCGGGCACTGACCTCGAACGGGAGGGCATGA
- a CDS encoding GcvT family protein has protein sequence MKSHAKVVVIGGGVVGCSVLFHLARHGWTDVVLLERDELTSGSTWHAAGGMHTINGDPNVAKLQKYTISLYKEIEELSGQATGVHLTGGVLLAATEARLDWLRGVVAKGRYLGIDLEEISPSEAAERMPLLDPKQFVGAVRNKEDGHLDPSGVTHAYAKAARKLGAEVERFTKVEDIVRRADGMWRVITNRGEVVAEHVVNAGGLWAREVGRMVGLELPVLAMEHMYLITEDMPEVAAWNASTGTEIIHAVDFDGELYLRQERGGMLMGTYEKANKPWSEFQTPWNFGHELLEPDIDRIAPSLEVGFRHFPAFQNTGIKQIINGPFTFAPDGNPLVGPVRGLPGFWVACGVMAGFSQGGGVGLALSNWMIEGDPGADIWAMDVSRYGDWATMAYTNAKVRENYSRRFSIRFPNEELPAGRPLKTTPVYDLLSAKGAQWGVAYGLEVPLWYAPEGVRDEFSWRRSSDFTHVASEVRTVREGVGLAEISSFAKYKITGEGAAAWLDRLLACKLPKPGRMTLAPMLKDDGRLIGDFTLANLDGEGWFLAGSGVAEQYHMRWFEAHLPEDGSVRIEALGAKLTGLSIAGPKARDVLAKVTRADVSNAAVPFMAIGNMDIGMAPCLVGRVSYTGDLGYEIWVKPEYQRAAYQALMVAGEEFGIGLFGSRALNALRLEKNYGSWAREYRPIYGPLEAGLDRFVAYGKEADFIGKQAAIAERKQGGKLRLRAFVVDAADADVIGDEPIWFDGTVRGWVTSGGYAHHSKKSVALGYVPKDIADETDGFEIELLGKRHAARMQATPLFDANFERMRA, from the coding sequence ATGAAGTCGCATGCAAAGGTCGTAGTCATTGGCGGTGGTGTCGTCGGATGCTCCGTGCTGTTCCATCTCGCCCGCCACGGCTGGACCGATGTCGTGCTCTTGGAGCGCGATGAACTGACTTCCGGTTCGACCTGGCACGCGGCCGGCGGCATGCACACGATCAATGGCGATCCCAACGTCGCCAAGCTGCAGAAATACACGATCTCGCTCTACAAGGAGATCGAGGAACTGTCGGGACAGGCGACCGGCGTGCACCTGACCGGCGGCGTCCTGCTGGCGGCGACCGAGGCGCGGCTCGACTGGTTGCGCGGCGTCGTCGCCAAGGGCCGTTATCTCGGCATCGACCTCGAAGAGATCTCGCCGAGCGAGGCGGCCGAACGGATGCCGCTGCTCGATCCCAAGCAATTCGTCGGCGCGGTGCGCAACAAGGAAGACGGCCATCTCGACCCGTCGGGCGTCACCCATGCGTATGCCAAGGCCGCGCGAAAGCTTGGGGCGGAGGTCGAACGCTTCACCAAGGTCGAAGACATCGTTCGGCGCGCCGACGGGATGTGGCGGGTGATCACCAACAGGGGCGAGGTCGTGGCCGAGCATGTCGTCAATGCCGGCGGCCTGTGGGCGCGCGAGGTCGGCCGCATGGTCGGGCTGGAACTGCCGGTGCTGGCCATGGAGCACATGTATCTGATCACCGAAGACATGCCGGAAGTCGCCGCCTGGAACGCCAGCACCGGCACCGAGATCATCCACGCGGTTGATTTCGACGGCGAGCTCTACCTGCGCCAGGAACGCGGCGGCATGCTGATGGGCACCTATGAAAAGGCCAACAAGCCATGGTCCGAATTCCAGACGCCGTGGAATTTCGGCCATGAGTTGCTGGAGCCTGACATCGACCGTATCGCGCCATCGCTGGAAGTCGGCTTCAGGCATTTCCCGGCGTTCCAGAACACTGGCATCAAGCAGATCATCAACGGCCCTTTCACCTTCGCGCCGGACGGCAACCCGCTGGTCGGGCCGGTGCGCGGCCTGCCGGGCTTTTGGGTCGCCTGTGGTGTCATGGCAGGCTTTTCGCAAGGCGGTGGCGTTGGCCTCGCTTTGTCGAACTGGATGATCGAGGGCGATCCTGGCGCCGACATCTGGGCGATGGATGTTTCGCGCTACGGCGACTGGGCGACAATGGCCTATACCAACGCCAAGGTGCGCGAGAATTATTCGCGGCGGTTTTCGATCCGTTTCCCCAATGAGGAGCTGCCTGCAGGGCGGCCGCTGAAGACCACGCCGGTCTACGACCTGCTGTCGGCCAAAGGCGCGCAATGGGGCGTGGCCTATGGGCTGGAAGTGCCGCTGTGGTACGCGCCCGAAGGCGTCAGGGACGAGTTCTCGTGGCGGCGCTCGAGCGATTTCACGCATGTCGCAAGCGAGGTCAGGACGGTTCGTGAAGGCGTCGGCCTGGCGGAGATTTCGAGCTTCGCCAAATACAAGATCACTGGCGAGGGGGCGGCGGCATGGCTCGACCGGTTGCTCGCTTGCAAGCTGCCGAAGCCTGGGCGGATGACGCTGGCGCCGATGCTGAAGGATGACGGCAGGCTGATCGGTGATTTCACGCTGGCCAATCTCGATGGCGAAGGCTGGTTCCTGGCCGGCTCCGGCGTCGCCGAACAGTATCATATGCGCTGGTTTGAGGCTCATCTGCCTGAGGATGGCTCGGTCCGCATCGAAGCGCTGGGGGCGAAGCTGACCGGCCTGTCGATCGCCGGGCCGAAGGCCCGGGACGTGCTGGCAAAGGTGACGCGGGCGGATGTCTCGAATGCGGCGGTTCCGTTCATGGCCATCGGCAACATGGACATCGGCATGGCGCCGTGCCTGGTCGGCCGCGTCAGCTACACCGGCGATCTCGGCTACGAAATCTGGGTGAAGCCGGAATACCAACGTGCCGCGTACCAGGCGCTGATGGTGGCCGGCGAGGAATTTGGTATTGGCCTGTTTGGCTCTCGCGCGCTCAATGCGCTTCGTTTGGAGAAGAACTACGGCTCGTGGGCGCGCGAATATCGGCCGATCTACGGGCCGCTGGAAGCCGGGCTCGACCGCTTCGTCGCCTATGGCAAGGAGGCCGATTTCATCGGCAAACAGGCAGCGATCGCCGAGCGCAAGCAAGGCGGCAAGCTGCGGCTGCGCGCCTTTGTCGTCGATGCTGCCGACGCCGACGTCATTGGCGACGAGCCGATCTGGTTCGACGGCACCGTGCGCGGCTGGGTCACCTCAGGCGGCTATGCGCATCATTCGAAAAAGTCCGTCGCCCTGGGCTATGTACCGAAGGATATCGCCGACGAGACCGACGGTTTCGAGATCGAGCTCCTCGGCAAGCGCCATGCCGCACGCATGCAGGCGACGCCGCTGTTCGATGCGAATTTCGAACGGATGCGCGCCTGA
- a CDS encoding trimethylamine methyltransferase family protein: MNEPRRKRGAERTSNRGPAAIPQLPLRRVTNPYPPMAMLSVDQIEAIHQASMYILENFGIEVMSPRALSLFEKAGAAVDHASMNVRIDRGMIEEVLKTTRSSYRLTPRNPAHAVHLGGNTINFTLVAGPPNVHDMERGRRAGNLRDYGDLTRLAQHFNCIHMLGNQVCAPVELPANARHLDTYFTNLTLSDKSFHVSAIGRGRALDGIEMMAIARGMSLDQMRDDPGITTIISVNSPRRFDEMMAEGLMTMAEFGQSVAVTPFTLMGAMSPVTLAGALAQQNAEALFGVVLTQLVRPGAPVMYGAFTSNVDMKSGAPAFGTPENTKANIASGQLARRYNLPYRTTPGSASNAADAQGAYETLMALWGAVLGHGNLVYHAAGWQEGGLTASFEKFIIDVEMIQHMMEFLRPIEVNEAELAVEALGAVPTGGHFFGEPHTLERYATAFYQPILSNWQNYEAWQEAGGLDATARATRLWKKALEDYVEPVMDVAVREALEAYVAKRKAAIGQGEP, from the coding sequence ATGAACGAACCAAGACGCAAGCGCGGTGCCGAGCGAACCAGCAACAGGGGGCCGGCCGCCATTCCGCAGCTGCCGCTCAGGCGCGTGACCAATCCCTATCCGCCGATGGCGATGCTCTCGGTCGACCAGATCGAGGCGATCCACCAGGCGTCGATGTACATTCTGGAGAATTTCGGCATCGAGGTTATGAGCCCGCGCGCGCTATCACTGTTCGAGAAAGCGGGTGCTGCGGTCGATCATGCGTCGATGAATGTCCGCATCGATCGCGGCATGATCGAAGAGGTGCTGAAGACGACGCGGTCCAGCTATCGGCTTACGCCGCGCAATCCGGCCCATGCCGTCCATCTCGGCGGCAACACGATCAACTTCACACTCGTTGCTGGGCCGCCCAATGTGCATGACATGGAACGCGGCCGCCGCGCCGGCAATCTGCGCGACTATGGGGATCTCACCCGGCTGGCGCAGCATTTCAACTGCATCCACATGCTCGGCAACCAGGTTTGCGCGCCCGTCGAACTGCCCGCCAATGCCCGCCACCTCGACACCTATTTCACCAATTTGACGCTGAGCGACAAGAGCTTCCATGTCTCGGCCATCGGTCGGGGCAGGGCGCTGGACGGCATCGAGATGATGGCGATCGCCCGCGGCATGAGCCTCGACCAGATGCGCGACGATCCCGGCATCACCACCATCATCTCGGTCAACTCGCCGCGCCGCTTCGACGAGATGATGGCCGAAGGGCTGATGACCATGGCCGAGTTCGGCCAGTCGGTGGCGGTGACGCCGTTCACGCTGATGGGAGCGATGAGCCCGGTGACGCTGGCCGGCGCGCTGGCGCAGCAGAATGCCGAGGCGCTGTTCGGCGTGGTGCTGACGCAACTCGTGCGGCCGGGCGCGCCGGTCATGTATGGCGCCTTCACCTCCAATGTCGACATGAAGTCGGGCGCGCCGGCTTTTGGTACGCCGGAGAACACCAAAGCCAACATTGCATCCGGACAACTGGCGCGGCGCTACAATCTGCCCTACCGCACGACGCCTGGCTCGGCCTCCAACGCCGCCGACGCCCAAGGCGCCTACGAGACGCTGATGGCGCTGTGGGGCGCAGTGCTCGGCCACGGCAATCTCGTCTATCACGCCGCCGGCTGGCAGGAAGGTGGGCTGACGGCATCGTTTGAAAAGTTCATCATCGACGTCGAGATGATTCAGCACATGATGGAGTTTTTGCGCCCGATCGAAGTCAACGAGGCGGAGCTTGCCGTCGAAGCCTTGGGCGCGGTGCCGACCGGCGGTCATTTCTTCGGCGAGCCGCACACGCTGGAGCGCTACGCCACCGCCTTCTACCAGCCGATACTGTCCAATTGGCAGAACTACGAAGCCTGGCAGGAGGCCGGCGGCCTCGACGCCACGGCACGCGCCACGCGGTTGTGGAAGAAGGCACTGGAAGACTATGTCGAGCCGGTGATGGATGTCGCCGTGCGCGAAGCGCTGGAAGCCTATGTGGCCAAGCGCAAGGCAGCGATCGGGCAGGGCGAGCCGTGA
- a CDS encoding DoxX family protein, translating to MFSSFQNEIQFAARLLVGGAFVFAGLRNIQNAAFLTQLMAARGVPQARLMLWLGIVLQVVAGALVIAGVWTTLAAACLVLFLIVATPMFHNFWDHQGPERAARINGFVGNVALTGGFLALMVQPL from the coding sequence ATGTTTTCGAGTTTTCAGAATGAGATTCAGTTTGCCGCCCGCCTGCTGGTTGGCGGCGCCTTTGTCTTTGCCGGCCTGCGCAACATCCAGAACGCGGCCTTCCTGACCCAGTTGATGGCGGCGCGTGGCGTGCCGCAGGCGCGGTTGATGCTGTGGCTCGGCATCGTGCTTCAGGTCGTCGCCGGAGCGCTGGTGATCGCAGGCGTCTGGACCACCCTGGCGGCGGCATGCCTGGTGCTGTTCCTCATCGTCGCCACGCCGATGTTCCACAATTTCTGGGACCATCAGGGACCCGAACGCGCTGCTCGCATCAACGGGTTCGTCGGCAATGTCGCGCTGACGGGTGGATTTCTGGCGCTGATGGTGCAGCCGCTTTGA
- a CDS encoding DoxX family protein yields the protein MKLFDGLARFQPQALAALRIMTALQFLEHGTQKLFNFPVSDHAGALTALSLTAGILEFVGGILLALGLFTRPVAFLLAGEMAIAYFMAHAPQNFFPVNNGGDSAISFCFIFLYLAFAGAGAFALDNRRSA from the coding sequence ATGAAGCTTTTTGACGGTCTCGCCAGATTTCAGCCGCAGGCTTTGGCTGCGTTGCGCATCATGACGGCGCTGCAGTTCCTCGAGCACGGCACCCAGAAGCTGTTCAATTTTCCGGTCAGCGATCATGCCGGCGCCCTGACCGCGCTGTCGCTTACCGCGGGTATCCTCGAATTCGTCGGCGGCATCCTGCTGGCCCTGGGGCTGTTCACCAGGCCGGTAGCCTTCCTTCTCGCCGGCGAGATGGCGATCGCCTATTTCATGGCGCACGCGCCGCAGAACTTCTTCCCGGTCAACAACGGCGGCGATTCGGCAATCTCCTTCTGCTTCATCTTCCTCTATCTGGCCTTTGCCGGCGCCGGCGCCTTTGCGCTGGACAACCGCCGCAGTGCCTGA